In Spinacia oleracea cultivar Varoflay chromosome 5, BTI_SOV_V1, whole genome shotgun sequence, a single window of DNA contains:
- the LOC110799625 gene encoding uncharacterized protein, translating into MEGADTIDEEVELCNQPEHSHNQEDSFVWDDNSQLYFHARSGFYHNPNEGWYYSTSDGFYYKFEDGNYKLYDSYNKDYQSVTEGGGECDIDESLLQAVSKEEYDQNNQEIDGVAHQIGECTSNALSENPPPSEWLEDTLIELYLSGYPNTTSEAAENQQLPKETDDEDGFMLTADGNSKLYEQGDAELSLDQHTATDSSASVFHEDASWEEENWRAQYGQVVQQENELGTGIHITDMWDWSMVREIHKERSSPVARIVGRLVQPSSKLHPSVPSHGRRLRTAPICKVHLDLVQVRSGQVYKLRTPSAKYIATLSDFDASNPTRDWGFPELSTDAINEKCESKTTLQVFSQQCTNLGHDNPSDYEKHKTNVYRDRAAERRELHGSFGEAPGQKRSADDASPPSTEEAAAEALEMSLGAGSYAQKILKNMGWKQGEGLGKTQHGLKEPLQGIGNKGTAGLGWNSRRRN; encoded by the exons atggAAGGTGCTGACACAATTGATGAAGAAGTTGAGCTTTGTAATCAACCTGAACATTCACACAATCAAGAAGATTCTTTTGTTTGGGACGACAATTCACAGCTTTATTTTCATGCCAG AAGTGGGTTTTACCATAACCCAAATGAAGGATGGTATTACAGTACTAGTGATGGATTTTACTACAAATTTGAGGATGGAAACTACAAACTCTATGATTCCTATAATAAG GATTATCAATCAGTAACTGAAGGCGGAGGTGAATGTGATATCGATGAATCTCTTCTGCAAGCCGTATCTAAGGAAGAATATGatcaaaataatcaagaaaTTGATGGTGTAGCTCACCAAATAG GAGAGTGCACTAGCAATGCGTTGTCTGAAAATCCTCCACCATCAGAATG GTTAGAAGATACATTAATAGAACTTTATCTGTCGGGCTATCCAAATACCACATCTGAAGCTGCTGAAAACCAGCAGCTTCCTAAGGAAACAGATGATGAAGATGGTTTTATGTTGACAGCTGATG GAAACAGCAAACTCTATGAGCAGGGAGATGCCGAGTTAAGTTTGGACCAGCACACTGCAACTGATTCAAGTGCCAGTGTCTTCCATGAAG ATGCTTCATGGGAAGAAGAAAATTGGCGAGCTCAATATGGTCAAGTTGTCCAACAGGAGAATGAGTTGGGGACAGGAATCCACATTACAGATATGTGGGACTGGTCAATGGTAAGAGAGATCCATAAAGAAAGAAGCTCTCCAGTGGCCAGGATAGTTGGCAGGTTAGTGCAACCTTCCTCCAAGCTTCATCCTTCTGTGCCTTCTCATGGTCGCCGTTTGAGAACAGCTCCAATATGCAAGGTCCATCTTGATTTGGTGCAGGTTAGATCAG GGCAAGTGTACAAGCTGCGGACCCCTAGTGCAAAATATATAGCCACCTTGTCTGATTTTGATGCTTCAAATCCAACCAGGGATTGGGGTTTTCCTGAGTTATCAACTGATGCGATTAATGAAAAATGTGAATCCAAAACTACGCTTCAAGTTTTCTCCCAGCAATGTACAAATTTAGGCCATGATAACCCCTCTGATTATGAGAAG CATAAAACCAATGTATATAGAGATAGAGCTGCTGAAAGAAGAGAGCTGCACGGCAGTTTTGGTGAAGCCCCTGGACAAAAAAGGTCAGCTGATGATGCCAGTCCACCTTCAACTGAAGAAGCTGCTGCTGAAGCCTTGGAAATGTCCCTTGGAGCTGGTAGTTATGCCCAGAAAATTCTCAAGAACATGGGCTGGAAACAG GGCGAAGGACTTGGCAAAACTCAACACGGGCTGAAAGAACCTTTGCAAGGCATTGGAAATAAAGGTACTGCTGGATTGGGATGGAATTCCAGACGAAGGAATTAA